A single region of the Kineosporiaceae bacterium SCSIO 59966 genome encodes:
- a CDS encoding PIN domain-containing protein → MARALILDTSTLIAYERGTIDRAQLDEDDLAIAAITVAEFRTGIELARTVERAASRARVLATITSAVAVLDYTERTATEHARLLAHTRRAGTPRGAHDLMIAAHAVEHRRTILSLDSRARFADLPGVSAVTPAGHP, encoded by the coding sequence GTGGCTCGCGCGCTGATCCTCGACACCTCGACCCTCATCGCCTACGAGCGAGGAACGATCGACCGGGCACAGCTGGACGAGGACGACCTCGCGATCGCGGCGATCACCGTCGCGGAGTTCCGCACCGGGATCGAGCTCGCCCGTACCGTCGAGCGCGCCGCCTCCCGGGCTCGGGTCCTCGCCACGATCACTTCTGCCGTGGCGGTGCTCGACTACACCGAACGCACGGCCACCGAGCACGCGCGGCTACTGGCACACACCCGTCGGGCCGGGACTCCACGTGGAGCGCACGACCTCATGATCGCCGCCCATGCGGTCGAGCACCGTCGGACCATCCTGTCGCTCGACTCCCGGGCCCGCTTCGCCGACCTACCCGGCGTGTCGGCCGTGACACCAGCTGGGCACCCTTGA
- a CDS encoding type II toxin-antitoxin system prevent-host-death family antitoxin — MRTITATEASRGFSELLDAVERGETVSITRAGHVVAEIRPAAPTTGKALREALKDLPPLDDDIEADIESATSLLRLDDPWLAR, encoded by the coding sequence GTGCGGACGATCACAGCCACCGAAGCCTCCAGAGGCTTCTCGGAGTTGCTTGACGCGGTGGAGCGCGGCGAGACGGTCTCCATCACCCGCGCCGGACACGTCGTCGCCGAGATTCGACCAGCGGCACCGACGACTGGGAAGGCTCTGCGGGAGGCCCTCAAGGATCTACCACCCCTGGACGACGACATCGAGGCGGACATCGAGAGCGCCACATCGCTCCTACGCCTGGATGATCCGTGGCTCGCGCGCTGA
- a CDS encoding UDP-glucose/GDP-mannose dehydrogenase family protein — protein sequence MRVGVVGCGYLGAVHAASMAELGHEVVGHDVDADKVARLSAAQAPFFEPGLGELLERTLTTGRLSFSTDPADLDGAEVVFVCVGTPQRAGELAADTSFVDAAVAALVEHLRSPALVVGKSTVPVGTAARLAAVLERDAPHLELAWNPEFLREGHAVEDTVHPDRLVLGVRSAEAEKRLREVYATPIAQGSPVVVTDFATAELVKVAANAFLATKISFINAMAEVCEAAGADVVQLADAIGYDDRIGRRFLNAGLGFGGGCLPKDIRAFMARAGELGADQALTFLREVDAINMRRRSRMVDLAREACGGSLIGHKVAVLGAAFKPHSDDIRDSPALNVAAQVQLQGGDVVVTDPAALENARRLYPGLAYADTAEEAATGADVVLLLTEWPQYRALDPAALGAVVRRRHLVDGRNALDPAAWRDAGWTYRALGRPVV from the coding sequence GTGAGGGTCGGTGTCGTCGGCTGCGGCTACCTCGGCGCGGTGCACGCCGCGTCGATGGCCGAGCTCGGCCACGAGGTCGTCGGCCACGACGTCGACGCCGACAAGGTGGCCCGGCTGTCCGCCGCGCAGGCGCCGTTCTTCGAGCCCGGGCTCGGCGAGCTGCTCGAGCGCACCCTGACCACCGGCCGGCTGTCGTTCAGCACCGACCCGGCGGACCTCGACGGCGCCGAGGTCGTCTTCGTCTGCGTCGGCACCCCGCAGCGGGCCGGTGAGCTGGCCGCCGACACCTCCTTCGTCGACGCGGCCGTCGCCGCCCTCGTCGAGCACCTGCGCTCCCCGGCCCTGGTCGTCGGCAAGTCGACGGTGCCGGTGGGCACCGCCGCCCGGCTGGCCGCGGTGCTCGAGCGGGACGCCCCGCACCTCGAGCTGGCCTGGAACCCCGAGTTCCTCCGCGAGGGGCACGCCGTCGAGGACACCGTGCACCCCGACCGGCTCGTGCTCGGCGTCCGCTCGGCCGAGGCGGAGAAGCGGCTGCGGGAGGTGTACGCCACGCCGATCGCGCAGGGGTCCCCGGTGGTCGTCACCGACTTCGCCACCGCCGAGCTGGTCAAGGTCGCCGCGAACGCCTTCCTCGCCACGAAGATCTCCTTCATCAACGCGATGGCGGAGGTGTGCGAGGCGGCCGGCGCGGACGTCGTCCAGCTGGCCGACGCGATCGGCTACGACGACCGGATCGGCCGACGCTTTCTCAACGCCGGGCTGGGCTTCGGCGGCGGCTGCCTGCCCAAGGACATCCGGGCGTTCATGGCCCGGGCCGGCGAGCTGGGCGCCGACCAGGCGCTGACCTTCCTGCGGGAGGTCGACGCGATCAACATGCGGCGCCGCTCCCGGATGGTGGACCTGGCCCGCGAGGCGTGCGGCGGGTCGCTCATCGGGCACAAGGTCGCCGTGCTCGGCGCCGCGTTCAAGCCGCACAGCGACGACATCCGGGACTCCCCGGCACTCAACGTCGCCGCGCAGGTCCAGCTGCAGGGCGGGGACGTCGTCGTCACCGACCCCGCGGCGCTGGAGAACGCCCGGCGGCTGTACCCGGGACTGGCCTACGCGGACACCGCGGAGGAGGCGGCCACCGGCGCGGACGTCGTCCTGCTGCTCACCGAGTGGCCGCAGTACCGGGCGCTGGACCCGGCGGCGCTCGGTGCGGTGGTGCGCCGGCGTCACCTCGTCGACGGCCGCAACGCCCTCGACCCGGCCGCGTGGCGGGACGCGGGCTGGACCTACCGCGCGCTCGGGCGTCCGGTGGTCTGA
- a CDS encoding metallopeptidase family protein, with the protein MPSVQTPRARAAGRPAPPRRRDRHGRGPRGPLIPPGLPGALSRAERFDDLVLDAVERLERGWRTELEGIEFAVEDVPPADPSPWEPGAVPLGRFFPAERGLPPRVVVYRRPVETRAEPDELGALVHEVVVEQVAHALGLEPERVDPRYRADDE; encoded by the coding sequence CTGCCCAGCGTGCAGACACCGCGTGCCCGGGCGGCGGGCCGGCCGGCTCCCCCGCGGCGCCGTGACCGGCACGGCCGCGGTCCTCGCGGCCCGCTGATCCCGCCGGGGCTGCCGGGGGCGCTCAGCCGGGCCGAGCGGTTCGACGACCTCGTCCTGGACGCCGTCGAGCGGCTCGAGCGGGGCTGGCGGACCGAGCTGGAGGGCATCGAGTTCGCGGTCGAGGACGTCCCGCCGGCGGACCCGTCGCCGTGGGAGCCGGGGGCGGTGCCGCTGGGCCGGTTCTTCCCGGCCGAGCGGGGGCTGCCGCCGCGGGTCGTGGTGTACCGGCGCCCGGTCGAGACCCGCGCCGAGCCCGACGAGCTCGGCGCGCTCGTGCACGAGGTCGTCGTCGAGCAGGTCGCGCACGCCCTCGGCCTGGAGCCGGAACGGGTCGACCCCCGGTACCGTGCCGACGACGAGTGA
- a CDS encoding EAL domain-containing protein, translating to MRPWPRTAPNQVLATFTLYLLAALSVLALHVPDRTGAAIWPASGVALAALLLSPRSRWPALLVTVAAADALSVAAVGVPPVHLVTRVLTDVAHPVVAALLLRQLGSHGAQLTPLRPMMVFLLAGVGAAAVLVGLPSAVLWQPMASAGLTDMVPRQVLGYALGVLLVTPALLSLRSVPPRRDPLELAGWVVAQVLTLLVVFVAAPRDWSPTLPYLLLPLYTWGALRMGIRRTALALVAAAVVADLSTLADLGPFAVAGADRETSRTLLQLFLLICGGTTMVASALAAELTDRQGVETALRQQAGTDALTGLPNRSELTGLLTSVLDSAGAGGTGVGVVVFDVDGLQTVNDQHGYHAGDRLLTTLADRLRDGTGPGNAVGRIDGDQFVVVVTQAGRRQLREAVEEIRRRVAEPVPLGDVVHTPSVSVGVALAETETTASGLLISGELALAEARSRGRGLVVHFDDRLRAAYDVRLRTSAELPNALAQAEVRAVFQPEVELATGDLFGFEALARWQHPRRGAVPPSEFVPVAEHAGLAGRLFDVMLENTLRVQRQWPQRSGRRPAVSVNVSALQLDDPRLLESVAAGLERHGVPADDLWLEVTESALAQVDSLRTLWRLKDLGVHLAIDDFGTGWSSMSRLSAFPWDLLKLDRSFISPLGLDPSAEHVARAMVAMAHALGLRTVAEGVETPLQLDVVSALGIDIVQGYLFSRPVEAERTHDLAAVDGSASGPAWPLPVAAD from the coding sequence GTGCGTCCGTGGCCCCGGACCGCCCCGAACCAGGTGCTCGCCACCTTCACCCTGTACCTCCTGGCCGCGCTGTCCGTGCTCGCCCTCCACGTCCCGGACCGGACCGGGGCGGCGATCTGGCCCGCGTCCGGCGTCGCGCTAGCCGCCCTGCTGCTCAGCCCCCGCAGCCGCTGGCCGGCCCTGCTGGTCACGGTCGCGGCGGCGGACGCGCTCAGCGTGGCCGCCGTCGGCGTCCCTCCGGTCCACCTGGTGACCCGGGTGCTCACCGACGTGGCCCACCCGGTCGTCGCCGCGCTGCTGCTGCGCCAGCTGGGCAGTCACGGGGCGCAGCTGACCCCGCTGCGGCCGATGATGGTGTTCCTGCTCGCCGGGGTCGGGGCCGCGGCCGTCCTCGTCGGGCTGCCCAGCGCGGTGCTGTGGCAGCCGATGGCCAGCGCGGGACTCACCGACATGGTCCCCCGGCAGGTGCTCGGCTACGCCCTCGGCGTCCTGCTCGTGACCCCGGCGCTGCTCAGCCTGCGCTCGGTCCCGCCGCGGCGTGACCCGCTCGAGCTCGCCGGCTGGGTGGTCGCTCAGGTGCTGACGCTGCTCGTCGTGTTCGTCGCCGCACCGCGGGACTGGTCGCCGACGCTGCCGTACCTGCTGCTGCCCCTGTACACCTGGGGCGCGCTGCGGATGGGGATCCGCCGGACCGCCCTCGCCCTCGTCGCGGCGGCCGTCGTCGCAGACCTGTCGACGCTCGCCGACCTCGGCCCGTTCGCCGTGGCCGGCGCCGACCGGGAGACCAGCCGCACCCTGCTGCAGCTGTTCCTGCTCATCTGCGGCGGCACGACGATGGTCGCCTCCGCTCTGGCCGCCGAGCTCACCGACCGCCAGGGGGTCGAGACGGCCCTGCGCCAGCAGGCCGGGACCGACGCCCTGACCGGACTGCCGAACCGCTCCGAGCTCACCGGTCTGCTCACCTCCGTGCTCGACTCGGCCGGCGCCGGCGGGACCGGGGTCGGCGTCGTCGTCTTCGACGTCGACGGCCTGCAGACGGTCAACGACCAGCACGGCTACCACGCCGGCGACCGGCTGCTCACCACGCTGGCCGACCGGCTGCGGGACGGCACCGGCCCGGGCAACGCGGTCGGGAGGATCGACGGCGACCAGTTCGTCGTCGTGGTCACCCAGGCCGGGCGGCGGCAGCTGCGGGAGGCGGTCGAGGAGATCCGCCGCCGGGTCGCCGAGCCGGTACCGCTCGGCGACGTCGTGCACACCCCCTCGGTGTCCGTCGGCGTGGCCCTCGCCGAGACCGAGACGACGGCCAGCGGGCTGCTGATCTCCGGCGAGCTGGCCCTGGCCGAGGCCCGTTCGCGCGGCCGGGGGCTCGTCGTCCACTTCGACGACCGGCTGCGCGCCGCCTACGACGTGCGGCTGCGCACCTCAGCGGAGCTGCCGAACGCCCTCGCGCAGGCCGAGGTGCGGGCGGTGTTCCAGCCCGAGGTGGAGCTCGCCACCGGGGACCTGTTCGGGTTCGAGGCCCTGGCCCGCTGGCAGCACCCCCGGCGCGGCGCCGTCCCGCCGTCGGAGTTCGTCCCGGTCGCCGAGCACGCCGGGCTCGCCGGCCGGCTGTTCGACGTCATGCTGGAGAACACCCTGCGGGTGCAGCGGCAGTGGCCGCAGCGGTCCGGGCGGCGGCCCGCCGTGTCGGTCAACGTCTCCGCGCTGCAGCTCGACGACCCACGGCTCCTCGAGTCCGTCGCCGCCGGCCTGGAGCGCCACGGCGTGCCCGCGGACGACCTGTGGCTGGAGGTCACCGAGTCCGCCCTGGCACAGGTCGACTCGCTGCGCACCCTGTGGCGGCTCAAGGACCTCGGCGTCCACCTCGCCATCGACGACTTCGGCACCGGGTGGTCGTCGATGTCCCGGCTGTCGGCGTTCCCGTGGGACCTGCTCAAGCTCGACCGGTCGTTCATCTCCCCGCTCGGGCTGGACCCCAGCGCCGAGCACGTCGCCCGGGCCATGGTCGCCATGGCCCACGCCCTGGGGCTGCGGACGGTCGCCGAGGGGGTGGAGACCCCGCTGCAGCTGGACGTCGTGAGCGCCCTGGGCATCGACATCGTCCAGGGCTACCTGTTCTCCCGGCCGGTCGAGGCCGAGCGCACCCACGACCTGGCCGCCGTCGACGGGTCGGCGTCCGGTCCGGCGTGGCCGCTGCCCGTCGCCGCCGACTGA
- a CDS encoding DUF3499 domain-containing protein — protein MRCGPGRRVACRVVAVRRCSRSACARPAVATLTYVYSDSTAVLGPLATFAEPHTYDLCAEHAERLTAPRGWEVVRLAPQVYDEAPSHDDLVALADAVREAARPPAPAPEAATAVEVGRRGHLRVLRDTGH, from the coding sequence GTGAGGTGCGGACCCGGGCGGCGGGTAGCGTGCCGGGTCGTGGCAGTCCGACGTTGCAGCCGAAGCGCCTGCGCCCGACCGGCGGTGGCGACGCTGACGTACGTGTACTCCGACTCCACCGCCGTCCTCGGGCCGCTCGCCACGTTCGCCGAGCCGCACACCTACGACCTGTGCGCCGAGCACGCCGAGCGGCTCACCGCTCCCCGCGGCTGGGAGGTCGTCCGGCTCGCCCCGCAGGTCTACGACGAGGCGCCCTCGCACGACGACCTGGTCGCGCTCGCGGACGCCGTCCGGGAGGCCGCGCGGCCGCCGGCCCCCGCTCCGGAGGCGGCGACCGCCGTCGAGGTGGGCCGCCGCGGCCACCTGCGGGTGCTCCGCGACACCGGGCACTGA
- a CDS encoding phosphomannomutase/phosphoglucomutase — protein MDLSTIIKAYDVRGLVPDQLDADVARAVGAAAADVLVPDGGRLVVGHDMRPSSPALVAAFADGARDRGADVVRIGLCSTDGLYHASGALDAAGAMFTASHNPAAWNGIKLCRPGARAVGQDSGLADVRRLAQGYLDDGVPVADRRGTLTDTDTLRDYAVHLRSLVDLSGVRPLRVVVDAGNGMAGHTVPAVLQTAAGLPALPVDVVPLYFELDGTFPNHEANPLEPENLRDLQAAVREHGANLGLAFDGDADRCFVVDERGEPVSPSAVTALVALREIARERAAGRHPVVIHNLITSRVVPEVVEAAGGTPVRTRVGHSFIKGEMARTGAVFGGEHSAHYYFRAFWGADTGMLAAMHVLAALGEQDGPLSALVADYAPYTASGEINSRVDDVAAATARVRETFARDGAGVDELDGLTVSSAPGTQPWWWFNLRPSNTEPLLRLNVEAADGATMERVRDSVLAVVREETR, from the coding sequence GTGGACCTGTCGACGATCATCAAGGCCTACGACGTCCGTGGTCTGGTTCCCGACCAGCTGGACGCCGACGTCGCCCGCGCCGTCGGCGCGGCCGCGGCCGACGTCCTGGTCCCCGACGGGGGTCGGCTCGTCGTCGGCCACGACATGCGCCCGTCCTCCCCGGCGCTCGTCGCGGCGTTCGCCGACGGCGCCCGGGACCGCGGCGCGGACGTCGTCCGGATCGGGCTGTGCTCCACCGACGGCCTCTACCACGCCAGCGGCGCCCTGGACGCCGCCGGCGCCATGTTCACCGCCAGCCACAACCCCGCCGCCTGGAACGGGATCAAGCTGTGCCGGCCCGGTGCCCGCGCCGTCGGTCAGGACTCCGGGCTCGCCGACGTCCGCCGGCTGGCCCAGGGCTACCTCGACGACGGCGTCCCGGTGGCCGACCGCCGCGGCACGCTGACCGACACGGACACCCTGCGGGACTACGCCGTCCACCTGCGCTCCCTGGTCGACCTGTCCGGCGTCCGGCCGCTGCGGGTCGTCGTCGACGCCGGCAACGGGATGGCCGGTCACACCGTGCCCGCCGTGCTGCAGACCGCGGCCGGGCTGCCCGCCCTGCCGGTGGACGTCGTCCCGCTGTACTTCGAGCTCGACGGGACGTTCCCGAACCACGAGGCCAACCCGTTGGAGCCGGAGAACCTGCGGGACCTGCAGGCCGCCGTCCGCGAGCACGGCGCCAACCTCGGCCTGGCCTTCGACGGGGACGCCGACCGGTGCTTCGTCGTCGACGAGCGCGGCGAGCCGGTCAGCCCCAGCGCCGTGACCGCCCTCGTCGCGCTGCGGGAGATCGCCCGTGAGCGCGCCGCGGGCCGCCACCCGGTCGTCATCCACAACCTCATCACCTCCCGGGTGGTGCCCGAGGTCGTCGAGGCCGCCGGCGGCACCCCGGTGCGCACCCGGGTCGGGCACTCGTTCATCAAGGGCGAGATGGCCCGCACCGGCGCGGTCTTCGGCGGGGAGCACTCGGCGCACTACTACTTCCGCGCGTTCTGGGGCGCCGACACCGGCATGCTCGCCGCGATGCACGTGCTCGCCGCCCTCGGCGAGCAGGACGGGCCGCTGTCCGCGCTGGTCGCCGACTACGCGCCGTACACGGCCAGCGGGGAGATCAACTCCCGGGTGGACGACGTGGCTGCCGCCACCGCCCGGGTGCGCGAGACGTTCGCCCGGGACGGCGCCGGGGTGGACGAGCTGGACGGGCTGACGGTCAGCTCCGCGCCCGGGACGCAGCCGTGGTGGTGGTTCAACCTGCGGCCGAGCAACACCGAGCCGCTGCTGCGGCTCAACGTCGAGGCCGCCGACGGTGCGACGATGGAGCGGGTACGCGACAGCGTGCTCGCCGTCGTCCGGGAGGAGACCCGATGA
- a CDS encoding phosphosugar isomerase: MTRPFDEQLLDDPEALAAADPSGVLRAVAGAGAQVRHGLSLAAEAPLDRLGEDRPRTVVIAARGGARAVGDAVEALAGPGCPVPVVCRSGTVLPGWVGPLDLVIAVSLSGQAQPAVALAAEAGRRGARVLTVGAAGSLLAEVSAQVRGVHVPVPLPGLEATSAPTSRTSLWAMLTPVLVATTRLGLTDAGPGPLGLVADTLDEEARLGSPATESFVNPAKSLAVELADSVPVLLGDGPATGVAARRAASVLARTARVPAVAGTLPDDAGDVVATFGGPFASTPEELFADPFLDPEPTGPRLRLVLLREGPTSAAAAVVELAERSGVKVSEVVVEEPDPLRRLAALGARTDFAATYLALGLGLDPAESPHVADLARGLE, encoded by the coding sequence ATGACCAGACCGTTCGACGAGCAGCTGCTCGACGACCCCGAGGCGCTGGCCGCCGCCGACCCCTCCGGGGTGCTGCGGGCCGTCGCCGGCGCCGGGGCCCAGGTGCGCCACGGCCTGTCGCTGGCCGCCGAGGCGCCGCTGGACCGACTCGGGGAGGACCGGCCGCGCACCGTCGTCATCGCCGCCCGCGGCGGTGCCCGCGCCGTCGGGGACGCCGTCGAGGCGCTCGCCGGCCCCGGGTGCCCCGTGCCGGTGGTCTGCCGCTCGGGCACGGTGCTGCCCGGCTGGGTCGGCCCCCTCGACCTGGTGATCGCGGTGTCCCTGTCCGGGCAGGCGCAGCCGGCCGTCGCGCTGGCCGCCGAGGCCGGACGGCGCGGGGCCCGGGTGCTCACCGTGGGCGCCGCCGGGTCGCTGCTCGCCGAGGTGTCCGCCCAGGTCCGCGGCGTCCACGTGCCGGTGCCCCTGCCCGGCCTCGAGGCGACGTCCGCGCCGACCTCCCGGACCTCGCTGTGGGCGATGCTCACCCCGGTACTCGTCGCCACCACGAGGCTCGGGCTCACCGACGCTGGTCCCGGACCGCTCGGTCTCGTCGCCGACACCCTCGACGAGGAGGCCCGGCTCGGCTCCCCGGCCACCGAGTCGTTCGTCAACCCGGCGAAGTCGTTGGCGGTCGAGCTCGCCGACAGCGTGCCGGTGCTGCTCGGCGACGGCCCAGCCACCGGCGTGGCCGCCCGCCGGGCGGCGTCCGTGCTGGCCCGGACCGCGCGGGTGCCGGCCGTGGCCGGGACCCTGCCCGACGACGCCGGGGACGTCGTGGCGACCTTCGGCGGACCGTTCGCGTCCACCCCCGAGGAGCTGTTCGCCGACCCGTTCCTGGACCCCGAGCCGACCGGGCCGCGGCTGCGGCTCGTCCTGCTGCGGGAGGGTCCGACGTCCGCGGCCGCCGCCGTCGTCGAGCTCGCCGAGCGCTCCGGGGTCAAGGTCAGCGAGGTCGTCGTCGAGGAGCCGGACCCGCTGCGCCGGCTGGCGGCGCTCGGCGCCCGCACCGACTTCGCCGCCACCTACCTCGCGCTCGGGCTCGGGCTCGACCCGGCGGAGTCGCCCCACGTGGCGGACCTGGCCCGCGGGCTGGAGTGA
- a CDS encoding cation diffusion facilitator family transporter codes for MATEGGTRAIVAALLANLGIAVTKFVAFLLTRSSSMLAESIHSVADSGNQALLLVGGRRATRAATPQHPFGYGRERYVYGFVVAIVLFSVGGLFALYEAWHKWAEPEPIEAWQWVPLVVLVVAIGLETFSFRTAIAESNRVRGQRSWVEFVRTAKAPELPVVLLEDFGALLGLVFALFGVSLTLLTHDGRWDAAGTAMIGVLLVLIAAVLAVEMKSLLIGEGATSEHLQAIEAALPGDGVESVIHMKTLHLGPEELLVAAKIAVSARGTGDEIAAAIDAAERRVRAAVPIARVIYLEPDLREPATPPGDGGRDTGAPAQGGPALGR; via the coding sequence GTGGCAACCGAAGGCGGTACCAGGGCGATCGTCGCGGCACTGCTCGCCAACCTCGGGATCGCGGTCACCAAGTTCGTCGCGTTCCTGCTGACACGCTCGTCGTCGATGCTCGCCGAGTCGATCCACTCGGTCGCCGACTCCGGCAACCAGGCCCTGCTGCTGGTCGGCGGACGGCGGGCCACGCGGGCAGCCACACCCCAGCACCCGTTCGGCTACGGCCGGGAACGGTACGTGTACGGGTTCGTCGTCGCGATCGTGCTGTTCTCGGTCGGCGGCCTGTTCGCGCTGTACGAGGCGTGGCACAAGTGGGCCGAGCCGGAGCCGATCGAGGCGTGGCAGTGGGTCCCGCTGGTGGTGCTCGTCGTGGCGATCGGGCTGGAGACCTTCTCGTTCCGCACCGCGATCGCCGAGTCCAACCGGGTCCGCGGCCAGCGGTCGTGGGTCGAGTTCGTGCGCACGGCGAAGGCACCCGAGCTGCCGGTCGTGCTGCTCGAGGACTTCGGCGCCCTGCTCGGTCTCGTGTTCGCGCTCTTCGGCGTGTCCCTGACCCTGCTCACCCACGACGGCAGGTGGGACGCCGCCGGGACGGCGATGATCGGCGTCCTGCTCGTGCTGATCGCCGCGGTCCTGGCCGTGGAGATGAAGTCGCTGCTGATCGGTGAGGGCGCAACGAGCGAGCACCTCCAGGCCATCGAGGCCGCCCTGCCCGGTGACGGCGTGGAGTCGGTCATCCACATGAAGACCCTGCACCTCGGCCCCGAGGAGCTCCTCGTCGCCGCCAAGATCGCCGTCTCGGCGCGGGGCACCGGCGACGAGATCGCCGCGGCCATCGACGCCGCCGAGCGGCGGGTCCGGGCCGCCGTCCCGATCGCGCGGGTGATCTACCTCGAGCCGGACCTGCGGGAGCCGGCGACGCCGCCCGGCGACGGCGGCCGGGACACGGGCGCACCGGCTCAAGGCGGGCCCGCGCTGGGTCGATGA
- a CDS encoding adenosylhomocysteinase: MDYKVRDLGLADAGRHQIRLAEHEMPGLMALREELGDSRPLRGARIAGSLHMTVQTAVLIETLTALGAQVRWASCNIFSTQDEAAAAVVVGPDGTPEDPRGVPVFAWKGETLEEYWWCTEQILTWPGEGPNMILDDGGDATLLVHKGVQFERAGAVPAADDADSEEYHVILDRLRRSLAEDSGRWTALAAGVHGVTEETTTGVHRLYELAERGELLFPAINVNDSVTKSKFDNRYGVRHSLVDGINRATDVLIGGKVAVVAGYGDVGKGCAESLRGQGARVVVTEIDPICALQAAMDGYQVVRLEDVVATADIFVTATGNRDVITAEHMTAMKDKAIVGNIGHFDNEIDMAGLARVPGVRKTEIKPQVHEWTFESGRSVIVLSEGRLLNLGNATGHPSFVMSSSFSNQVIAQVELFTRPEAYPLGVHVLPKHLDEKVARLHLDALGVRLTELTKEQAEYIGVDVAGPYKPERYRY; the protein is encoded by the coding sequence ATGGACTACAAGGTCCGTGACCTCGGCCTGGCCGACGCCGGCCGCCACCAGATCCGCCTCGCCGAGCACGAGATGCCCGGGCTCATGGCGCTGCGCGAGGAGCTCGGCGACAGCCGCCCGCTGCGCGGCGCGCGGATCGCCGGGTCCCTGCACATGACCGTGCAGACCGCCGTCCTCATCGAGACCCTCACCGCGCTCGGCGCGCAGGTGCGCTGGGCGTCGTGCAACATCTTCTCCACCCAGGACGAGGCGGCCGCCGCCGTCGTCGTCGGCCCCGACGGCACCCCGGAGGACCCCCGCGGCGTCCCGGTGTTCGCGTGGAAGGGGGAGACGCTCGAGGAGTACTGGTGGTGCACCGAGCAGATCCTCACCTGGCCCGGTGAGGGCCCGAACATGATCCTCGACGACGGCGGGGACGCGACCCTGCTCGTGCACAAGGGCGTGCAGTTCGAACGAGCCGGGGCGGTGCCCGCGGCCGACGACGCCGACTCCGAGGAGTACCACGTCATCCTCGACCGGTTGCGCCGCAGCCTCGCCGAGGACTCCGGTCGCTGGACGGCGCTCGCCGCCGGCGTCCACGGGGTCACCGAGGAGACGACGACCGGCGTGCACCGGCTCTACGAGCTCGCCGAGCGCGGCGAGCTGCTCTTCCCGGCGATCAACGTCAACGACTCGGTGACGAAGAGCAAGTTCGACAACCGCTACGGCGTCCGGCACTCCCTCGTCGACGGGATCAACCGGGCCACCGACGTCCTCATCGGCGGCAAGGTCGCCGTCGTCGCCGGTTACGGCGACGTCGGCAAGGGCTGCGCCGAGTCCCTGCGCGGGCAGGGCGCCCGGGTCGTCGTCACCGAGATCGACCCGATCTGCGCGCTGCAGGCGGCGATGGACGGCTACCAGGTGGTCCGGCTCGAGGACGTCGTGGCCACCGCCGACATCTTCGTCACCGCCACCGGCAACCGGGACGTCATCACCGCCGAGCACATGACGGCGATGAAGGACAAGGCGATCGTCGGCAACATCGGTCACTTCGACAACGAGATCGACATGGCCGGGCTGGCGCGGGTCCCCGGCGTCCGCAAGACGGAGATCAAGCCGCAGGTGCACGAGTGGACGTTCGAGTCCGGCCGGTCGGTGATCGTGCTGTCCGAGGGGCGGCTGCTCAACCTCGGCAACGCCACCGGGCACCCGTCGTTCGTCATGAGCTCCTCGTTCTCCAACCAGGTGATCGCCCAGGTCGAGCTGTTCACCCGGCCGGAGGCCTACCCGCTCGGGGTGCACGTGCTGCCCAAGCACCTCGACGAGAAGGTCGCCCGGCTGCACCTGGACGCCCTCGGCGTCCGGCTCACGGAGCTGACCAAGGAGCAGGCCGAGTACATCGGCGTCGACGTCGCCGGGCCCTACAAGCCGGAGCGCTACCGGTACTGA